A segment of the Candidatus Dormiibacterota bacterium genome:
CGCTTCGCCTTATTAACATGTTTTGCGCTCGGGTCCCCTAGCAGTTTGGTTAACAGTTTCATAACCTAATTATCTTAGCACAGCAAAGCCCACTTACCAGATTGGAGGTGCGATTAAGAATTATCGTCAGAGGGTTTCCAGAATTTGAGCAGCCGGCCGCGCTTGGGCATATGCTTTTCTTTGTACTTAAGAACTTGCGATTTGATTTTGGCTTCACAGATATCTATAGCAGCATACATGTTCAGAGTGGCTTCTTTGGCATATAGCTGGGATTTGGGCAGGTTAATAGAAACCTCACAGACAAAGCTGTTGTCTTCCCGCCCTGATTTATCGAATTCTAAAACCACATGGCCGTGTACGTGTGGCACTTGTTTTAATATATAGCGGTCTAGTTGGCCTAGCTTACTTTGGGCGTACTTTACTACTCGCGCGTCAAGCTCAAAGTGGCGGCCGGTTATCTGCAGATCTATCATAGATAGTCGCTCCCGTAATATTCACGTAGTGCCTTTGGAATCTTAACTTTGCCATCAGGGGTCTGGTGATTTTCCACCAGTGCAATGAGCACCCGACTAATAGCCGCGGCTGTGGCATTGAGAGTATGCACATGAATTGTGCTGCCTTTGTTATTGCGGGTGCGAATATCCAAACGGCGGGCTTGATAATCTGTGCAATTAGCGGCACTGGTAAGTTCACGGTACTCACCCTCTGCCGGGCTCCAATATTCCACATCGTACTTCTGGTAATGCGGCGCTCCCATATCTCCGGCGGCGGTCCTTGTTACCCGATACGGTATCTCCAGTTGACGGCAGATATCCTCCTCAAGCTTCACCAGTTTCTGTAGCCATTCGTCGCTCTGCTCAGGCGCGCAGAAAACGTATAGTTCAAGCTTATTAAACTGATGAACCCTAAACAGTCCCTTGCTATGCTTACCATAGGAACCGGCTTCGCGGCGGTAAGAGGGGCTCCAGCCGACATAAAGGGCTGGCAGCTGCTTAGGATCTAATATTTCATCTGCATGGTAACCGGTTAGCGGCATTTCGGCCGTTGCGACCAAATGCAGGTCCTCGCCCTCCACACTGTAAATCTGCTGTTCTGGACCTTGAGGATTAAAACCGGTGCCGTCTGCGATTCGCCCGTTCACCAGGTGCGGTACATCCATAGGCAGGAAGCCGGCCGCCTCGGCTGCCTCAAGACCCAGGCGTTTAATAGCCATTTCAAGCTTAACGGCCGCTCCTTTTAAGTAGTAAAACTTGGCTCCGGCAACCTTTGCACCGCGTTCGAAATCGATTAAGTCATGTTCTTGCAGCCAGGAGGCGTGACCGGCGACCTTGGCCGGTTTAGCTTTACCCCACGCCCTCTCTTCCTTATTTGATTCCTCGCCTCCCTCAGGAGTATCCTCGGCAAGCAGATTGGGAGCCTGTTTGATTAAGTCGTGATACTGCCCATCCAGCTTGCCGAAATCGGCTGCTTTTTGCTCTAGCTGCTCTTTAACATTCTGTAGGTCTTTAAGTTCAGCCGGAGTTGGCTTACCGCCGACATTAAGCTTGGACCTCAGCCCCTCCACTTCACGCATCACATCTGAACGCTGCCTATCGGCAGCTAGCAGCTTATCAATATCTACTTTTACGCCACGCAGTTTTGCTGAGCGTTTGTACTCTTCAGGATTTTCACGCAGATGTTTAATATCGATCATTATAGTAATTGTACTCTAGGCACGAGATAAACGCTAAGCCTCAAACCGCAGCCGCCCGACCAACCATTTACTATCCAGGCTGGCCAAAAACCATCCGGCCTTAGGCCCGTAGTCTTTCCCCAGAATCACTCGATAAATAGCCTGGAATGCTTCCTGGGGTGCAAGGTCAGCCTCGTCTTTAGCCTGGTATATTAGCTCATGCATATCCTGGCCGCTTGCCGCCTTTTTAGCTTCTACTAGGTCGGCCAACTTAGTCAGGAACTGTTTCTGGCCGGAGCTTAAATCGATTTTCGGCATTTTTTCCTGCAGTTCAAGCTTTATCTCTTCAGGGGCGTATTTATTTAACCAGTTGCCAGCAAATTTCAGTTCGCGCTTAATAACATCGGCTTCAGCTTTAACGGCCTCTTCATAGTCTGTGCGCCTTAAGATTTCGAGCGTTTCCGGTTCATCTCTTTTAGCCGCCTGGTAAACCGAAACCAGGTGCTTGAATGGAATAGTGGAAATAACTTGGTCCTTATTACCGGCAACGGCGAACTCATAGGCATCACGAAATTCGTGACCTTCATCACTGCCAGCTGCTGCAAACTCGTCAATGAGATTAGCCAAACCAATGCCGGAGTCGAACTGCAGCTTCTTTTCCGGGCGGCTGCGTACGATGAAGTAGCGCAGAATTTCGGGCGGCATAATCTCCAGAGCTTCTTTCGGAGTAATAATTTTGCCGTAAGATGAGCTCATTTTTTTTGCTTCACCGGCCAAGTGAATATGGCCATACCGACCAGCGTCATAAGGCGGCTCGGCGCCAAATATATGCCGGCAAAACTCAGCGCCAGTTTCGTAAGAGCCGCCGGCCGCTCCATGCTCTTGCATGCCAAACGGCTCAACATCCACACCTAGTTCAGCCCATCTGGCTGGCCAATCCAAGCGCCAATCGAGCTTGGCACGGCCGTCATCATACTTGATACCGCCCAAGGTCTTCGCTGTCTGGTCCCAGCTGTCCTTAGTAGCTCTAATTAATTTATTATTCTCGCCTATCAACGACACCGGCAACCAATCTTTTGGCAGGCTGCGGTTGGCCAGTTTTTCGAAAATACCCTTTATCTCCTGCACATGCTGGATAACCTTCTCTATATAGCTTGTCATACGGCCGGTCTTGTATAGCTCTTCATAGCTGCGTACGACTTCTGCTTTTATCCCCATGGGCTCGAAATACTGCTGGAATTCACCAAAGAAATGCTCAGCATAAGATTTATGGCAGTCACCATTAGGGTCGGGCACCAGGCAGATCGGCCAGCCAACGTATTTTTCATACTTTTTGGGCAGAAAATCATAGCGTTTGCGCAACGGGTCGAAATTATCTACCACATGGATATGCCGTGCTTTGCGCCCACGTTCGCGCACAGCCCAAGCCAGCGCATCTGCCGTTATGATTTCCCTATAGTGGCCGATATGGTAGGAAGCCGAGGGGGATATACCGCTTGAAACTATAACTTCACCCTTGGGGTACCGTTTAATAATTTCTTCGGCGGTAACATCTAGCCAATACTTACTGTCAGTTAAATTTGTCATTACATGTATTGTAGCAATTAAGCCTTCACAAACAAAAAAGAGCCCTCTCGGGCTCTTTTTCCAAAAACAGAGTTTATTCTATATGTTTGACTTTATAGGTCATAGTCCCGGAGGGAACCTCTACGGCAATTTCGTCGCCCTTCTTCTTGCCCAAGAGAGCCTGGCCGATCGGAGATTCATTCGAAATTTTACCCTCTTCTGGGTTAGCTTCATGCGTGCCTACAATTGTGAATTTTTGTACACCTCCTTCAACCTCAATATGGACGGTTGAGCCAATGCCAACTGCCCCATTAGTCTTGGGGGTTTCAATAATTACAGCGTTTTTCAGAATATGTTCAATCTCAGCAATACGACCCTCTACAAATGACTGGTGGTCTTTGGCTGCATCATACGAGGCGTTCTCGCTTAAGTCCCCGTACTCTTTGGCTTCTTTAAGCTCACGTGCAACTGCCTGACGCTGGTTGTGGGTTAAATCGTGAAGTTCTTCCTTGAGCTTTTCTACCCCTTCTTTGGTCAGGTAAAAGTCTCTCTTGTTAGTTGTGTTTTGCATACTGGTTTTCCTTTCTGTCGCAGCAGTAGGCTGAAAAAAATTCTCGAGGTGTGACCTCGAGCCTCTTAAATGCCTATTGCCCTACTATTTTCAGCCAACCGGCTTAAAGCGTCAATAGTTACTATTGTCAATTATAAATAAACTTAAGATTTTGGCTTTTAAAAGGGATTACTTTACGCATCCCTGGGGGCGCTTAAAGCACCAGGCCAAAGTATCTCTAACCGCCGGCGCGGCATACTGGGCACCCTCTCCAGAATTCTCTATCAGTACAACAATTACAATTTGAGGATCATTATATGGGGCGAAGGCTTCAAACCAAGCATGCGGGGCGCGCTTGCCCTCGGGGTCAGTTTCAGCCGTACCGGTCTTGGCTGCCACTGGTACCGGAACCTGCTCCTCTATCAAACAACAGGCCGTGCCGGTGGTAACTGCCTGGCGCATACCTTCACGAACAGTTGCCAAGTGCTGCGGATCAATAAAGCCCTTGCGTACTACCTCTGACTTGGCCGTAGCAGTAGGATTGCCAGCGCCATCCAGTGAGGCTTTAAAGAAATGTGGTCTAATGATATCGCCGCCATTAGCAATCGCCGAAATAGCCACTGCCATCTGAAGGGGTGAAACCAGCATGTCTCCCTGGCCCACGGCAATATTGTACGAGTCCCCCAGTACCCACGACTCGCCGCTGAGGCGCTTTTTGTACTCTGGGGTAGGTACGCGGCCCGCTGACTGTTCGGGAATATCCACCTCTGGTTTCTGACCTAATCCAAACTTGTGATAGTAGCTCACTAAACGATCCACCCCCAAACCCTTGATATTTCCATAGCCCCCACCGACGGTATAAAAGTACACGTTTGAGCTGAGCGCTAGGGCTCTTACTAGGTTCACCACCCCCAAGCCACCCGGCTCGTAACTACGAAAAGTATACTTAACGTTTGGGTCGTAGCGGTTAGTGATCTCCAGCTGGCCTGAATCATTCACGGTTGTACCGGAGCCCACTACCTTTTCCTGCAAAGCCGCAGCTGCTACCAAGGGTTTAATAATCGAACCCGAAGGATAAGCGCCGGCCGTTAGTTTATTAAACAAAGGCTGGCCTGGGTCATCCGTTAGTTTTTTATAATCGGCCGCACTGATGCCTTTTGCAAACAAATTATTATCGTACGTTGGCAGATTAACGGCAGCTAGAATCTCTCCAGTTCTAGGATGCATGGCAATACCGGCTCCGCGCTTACTGCCACTGGCCGTTAGCTGGGCTGCAATCGATTCGGCCAGCTTCTTCTGCAGTTCCCAGTCGATTGAAAGCATGATGTTCTGGCCTGGTTCGGCCCGTTTGGATGTTAAAAGCTTAACTGGTCGGCCTCCTGAATCGACTTCGGCCTGCTCGCTGCCGTTACGCCCCCGCAAGGTATCTTCGTACTGACGCTCGATTCCTAACTTTCCCACTAGGTCGGTAGAGATGTAAGAAGGGTTACGCTTAAGATCCTCCGGGCTGACCCGGCCTGTATAGCCCAGGATAGCCGCCAAAGAACCTCCGTCTAGATATTCTCTAATCGGGTTAACATCTATGCTGAAACCCGGTACTGTGAGAATCGCCTCATCAAACCGCAGCTCCTTTTCCCTCGCAAGTCTGGGGGTGATTAATTGCGGCTGGTTCTGCAGTAGGCAGATCTGCTGAGCTCTTTCCTTAAGTGCCTCGGTTTTACCTGACCGGTTAATGCAATCGCCTTCTGCTTTTGCGGCTATTTCGGCCTCAGGTACTCCTGTTAACTCTGCTACACGAGCATAAACCGCCTGCCGCTGGGCTTTCTCGCGTGGGAGCAGGCTTGGCACTACCGTTACCTCAGAACTGGCTAGGTTCTTGGCCAATGCTATCTTGTGTCGATCATAAACCACTCCCCTGGGCGCGCGAACGATTTTCTGCCGAATTCGATTACCCTCAGCCAAACTCAAATTGCGCTCCCCTCCGATAATCTGCAGCCTAAAGAGCTGCACCACTAGGATACTGAATAACAGCACTACGACAGCCGCTATTACCCCTAATGGCTGGCGGCTGGTCGGCGTCTCCAGCACGCCCGCAGCGGCATCGGCCGGCAGAATAGCGTCGGCCCAACGCTCATTGCCTCGCTGATCGCGCTTGATCGTCATTCTGTCTGATCGGGGGTGGTCTTCACCGGCGTAGCCGAATAAGGGTTTATCGTTTTTCACTGGGCTCGCATCCCCCCTCCTTTTGGCCGGCTTATCAAATTACCAGCTAGAAGCAGTCCGGTCTGTACCAGTACTACCCCTAGGGAATTCACTATCACCTCAGCGGCTATTAGCCAGGATATCTGGCTAAAATCAGAGGTCTGCAGCTGAACGTCTGCACCAGCTATAATAGCCAGGTTAAATACCAGGGTCGCCATAGCTGCCGCTCCGGCCATAACCCACCATGATTCAAGATGAAATCCAAGCTGACGGACAATAATAAGGGCCAGAGCCAGGGTGGTGTAAAAAGCCATTCGCAGGCCAAAATCGCTGCCGCTGGTGATATCTAAGAGTAGTCCTCCCCCGATAGCCAGAGCTAGGGTAAAAGTAGCTGAGAACCGCAAACTAGCAATGATAATTGCTACAATCATGAGATTTGGTATTACTCCCAAAGGCCGCATAAAGCCAAAAAACCCGGTCTGCAGGACCATTATCAGTATGATAGCTAGGAGGTATGCAAAAACTTTCATAGTTAGCGCACTATAACGTAGACGTATTCGAGCCGATTAAATTTCAGATCTGAAACCAAACGGGCATTCTGAAACACGCCGTTTTCCAGCTTTTGCACCGTCTCTATGCGCCCAATCATGATGCCTTTCGGAATGTTTGTACCAAGCCCGCTGGTAATAACCGCGTCCCCAGGGCGGATATCTTCGTTCTGGGCGATTTTATCCATTAAAAACCCACCACCAATCTGGCCACGTACCGTACCTGTCGGGCGGCTGGGACGGTCCTGGTCTACACCCGACACCCTAAAGTTCGGATCAACCACCAAAAATACTTTGGCAGTACCTGCAGTAACCTCACTAATAGTGCCTACTAGCGAGCCTTCTGAAACAACGGCCATACCCGAAGCAATACCATCTGCGCTGCCACGATTGATAGTAATAAAGTGCCTGAAATTATCAGGCTGATAGCCTATAACCTCTCCGCCAACTAGCCGGCTGGCTTCTATGGCAGTAAAGTTCAACTGTTTGCGCAGGCTCTCGTTCTCGGCTTTCAGTTCGGTATTCTGGCTGATTCTCTGGCGCAGAGATGCATTCTCTTGCCGTAAGCGCTTATTTTCCTGTGATAGTTGATTAATAGAGAACAGCACATCGAAGAAACCAGCACCAGAGCTACCGGCCTGGCTTGAAGTCATCTGGGCAGGAGCGATAGCATAAGCAATAGCCGCCTTTACCGGCGCTAGAGCGCCGGCCGCGTTCACGACAGCCAGGGTGGCACCCAAGAGGGTTAAAGCTATCAATCGCTTGGTGGGCCCTCTGTTCATCGCCTCATTAGCCCGTAATCTTACCGTACTGAGTCGGTACTAAAATGTCTTTCAGGGAATCTAAGTCTTCCAAGACCAGGCCTGTGCCTCTGGCAACAGAAGTCAGCGGGTCATCTGCAATGTAGATCGGCATATTAGTTTCTTGATGCAGCAGTGTATCCAGCCCCGCAAGTAGTGCCCCTCCACCGGCAAGCACAATACCACGCTCCATAATGTCTGACACTAGCTCGGGTGGTGTTTCTTCAATCGTAATACGAATAGCGTCGGTAATCTCCCGGACACTTCTGGCTAGCGCCATCCTAATCTGCTCAGCTGAAACATTAATCTGCTTAGGCAAGCCAGTTACTAGATCACGCCCTCGCATCGGAGCGGTTTGCTTGCCGGCCCGTATAGGATAGGCTGAACCGATAGCAATCTTGATATTCTCGGCAGTCCGTTCGCCAATTTGAAGATTAAACTCCTCTCGGGCATATTTCATGATATCTTCGTTCAGCTCATCACCAGCTATACGCAGGCTGCGGGAAGCAACAATGCCGCCCAGGGAGATTATTGCCACTTCGGTCGTACCGCCGCCGATGTCTACCACCATTGAACCGGCCGCGTCATGAATCGGCAGACGACTACCGATTGCCGCAGCCATCGGTTCTTCAATTAAAAACGTTTGCCTAGCACCGGCGTTGGTAGCCGCGTCTTCTACTGCCCGCTTCTCAACCTCCGTTACTCCTGAAGGAATGCCAATTACCACTCTAGGTCTAGGTAGAAAACTGTAGCGGTCGGTATGCACCTTCTCTATAAAATAGCGCAACATTTGCTCAGTAACCTCAAAATCGCTCACCACCCCATCAACCAAAGGTCTAGTGGCTACAATACTGGCCGGTGTCTTACCCACCATGTTTTTAGCTTCTTCACCAATAGCTAGAATTTGGTTGGTTTTGGTATTAATAGCCACTACACTCGGCTCGCTAATAACGATGCCTCGCCCCCTTACATATACCAGGGTATTAGCCGTACCGAGATCTATGCCAATGTCGTGCGAAAACTTTCCTAATATCCGATTTATCATATCTGGATTAACTGCCTTATTTACGTTAAGCTCCAACACCAGTAGCTCAACCTGCTCACATAACCATCTTTGCTAGTAGTTTATCAGGAGCAATCAGGGGCAACAAGGTTAAAAAAGGTGTTCGAATTCAAACCCACACCTAGTACCAGATGTGCTGTACAATTTGTGTGCTCAATAATGGCCAAAACTACTTCTGTTTGAGCGGCTCTGACGCTTCAGCTAGTGGAATTAATTTAGCCTTATCTATATTACGGAATTTCAGCTCGGCCGATTCATGCTCTAGCGTCTTGGGGCTAACGGTCAGCCTTACCGGGCAGCCAATCAAATCGGCATCAGTAAACTTAATTCCGGCGCTTTCAAGGCGGTCATCGTATATCACATCATTCCCGTTGTCCTGAAGATCCTGATACAGCTTATCGGCAGCGGCCTTCACTTTCTGGTCATCACCCAGACATATCAAATGTATATCGGCCGGGGCAACATTTCTTGGCCACAAAATACCTTTCTCATCGTTGTAAACCTCTACTATCGCCCCCATAGCACGACTGATGCCTATGCCATAACAGCCCATTACGGGGTGATGCTGTTTGCCATTTTGATCCGTATAACTGAAGCCAAAATCACGGCTAAACCTGTCACCCAGCTTGAAGGTATTACCTACCTCAATAGCATTAGTTTGCTTAATAGCTTCTTTCTTCTTGCACTCAGGGCACGCGTCCCCAGCCTTCACTTTGGCGATCTCGTTATTTTGGGCAAAATCGCAATCCTCACAATACAATACTGTATCTTCTCCAGATTGGTGAAATACCTGGAACTCGTGAGAGTATTTGCTAAAAGCGCCACCTGTGGATTCCACCACTCGCACTGCAAGCCCCAAGTTGTGGAAGGCGGTCTGGTAGGCTTTCTTCACTAACTCGTAATAATTATCTAAATCTTTCGAATCTGCATGGAAGCTGTAGAGGTCTTTCATTAAAAACTCCCGGCCGCGGAGCAATCCCCCTTTTGCTCTAGGCTCATCACGAAACTTGGTTTGAATCTGGTAAACTGCGGCTGGTAAATCCTTATAAGAATTAAGGTAAGCCTGAGCCAAGGGGGTAACCGTCTCTTCGTGCGTGGGGCCAAGAGCCATCTCCCGGCCGCCATTGTCTTTAAGTCGGTAAAGAGCATCAAACTTATCCCAGCGACCGGTTTTCTGCCAGAGATTTTTTGGGTGGAGCACGGGCATTAAGATTTCACTGGCACCAAGCTTATCCATGTCGCTGCGCACCAGATCCGCTATTTTATTCAATACTTTTAGGCCTAGTGGCAAATAAGTATAAACCCCGGCCCCTACCTGCTGAATGAACCCCCCGCGAACAAGCAGTTGGTAGTTAGCAGATTCGCTTTCTCCGCTGGCAATCTTTAGGGTCCTGCCAAATGTTTGAGATAATTTCATTAGTTTATATCCGTATTGTCATTTCGTCCTAGTTTATCATAAGCGTTTAATATCTGAGTAAGTGACTGCAATCATCAGCATAATCAGCGCCACAAAACCCGCGGTGTGAATGAGCCCTTCGGCTTGGGCCGACAGATTGCGACCAAACAGCTTTTGGGCCACTACCATAAGTAAACGCCCCCCATCCAAAGCCGGCAGCGGCAGAGCATTAATAACCGCTAGAGAAATAGATATGGAAGCCACGAATACTAATACATAAGCCGCTCCTAGCTGAGCGATATTGCTTAGAATAACAACAATACCGACCGGGCCGGCTACCTGCTCGCTTACAGTGCCTTGCGCGATCAAGCCCGCTACTAGGCCGCCAAAAGCCGCTAGGGTACCCCATATCATCTGCGCGGTAATACCGCCGGCTGTTACCACAGAATCAAACAGGCCATACTTCAATTTGTAAGTTAGAAACGGAGCCACTCCCAAATGCCCCTGCTTATTCTCGGGCGACAGAAGCTTGGCTGTCCGGGTAGTAGTCTGGCCGTCTCTTAACACTTCAAGCTGAACAGTGCGGCCGGCATGGGATTTGGTGTAGGCCAAGAGGTCATCTTCGGTTGCAAACCTCTGCCCACCAGCCTCTCCAAGTAACAGATCGCCGCGTTTAATGCCGGCTTTCTCGGCTGGCGAGCCTTCCTGTACGGTTATGGCCATTACCTGCTTGGGCTGGGCAAATTTTGCCTCGCCGGAGCTGAATTGGTTCTGGATTATCGGTGGTAGGCCAGTCAGACAAAGCCAGACAAGAATCAAATAGGCCCCTATTGCGTTCATAGTCACCCCAGCCAGTAAAATGTTTATTTTGTGCCCAAAACTGGCGCCGCCAAAGCTGCCCTTTCCGGTATCGCCAGTAGCCTCACCCTTGAGCTTTACGAACCCTCCTAAAGGAATGAAATTTAGCGAGTAAACAGTGCCTTTAAACTTCCGCCCGATAATCTTAGGCGGAAAGCCGAAGCCAAACTCCTCTACCACAACTCCTGCTTTCTTAGCAGCCCAAAAATGCCCGAGTTCGTGAATGAAGACGAGTAAACCGAATATTAAGAGGACTAACAGAATAGTCGTAAGCATACCTAGTTATTGTAGCACCCCCTCTTTAATAATCTGAAAACTGTCTGGGATACAGTTCAAAATAGTAAGCGAGTATGCCGAGAAGGCGTACAAGCTTTGATGCCGAAATGCGAAGATAGTCTTTAAGAGCCGTAGCGGCGCTGGCGACGAGCGTACTCAGCCAACGCCTCATCTAAGTCGGCTTCGGTGAAGTCGGGCCAATGTTTTTTAACGAATAAGAGTTCAGAGTAAGCCGAACGCCAGAGCATGAAGTTAGAAAGCCTCTGCTCGCCAGACGTTCGAATAACTAAGTCAACCGAGGGTACACCGGGGGCATACAGATACTCATCGATCTTCTCTGGGGTAATTTCTTGCTGCTTTACGCCATCACCTACCATCTTCTTGACCGCGTCGGCAATCTCCAACTGGCCGCCATAATTCAAACAAATTGCTAATGTTCCTGCAGTATTATCTTTGGTTTTAACCTCGGCCTCTCGCATGGCAGTAACCACTTTCGTGCTCAAGCCTTCCAGTGAGCCAATAAAAAGCACTTTGATGTTCTGCTTGTGCAGGTAGTCGGTGTCTTTTTTAGCTAGTTTATAGAAGAGATCCATTAAGTAGCCAACCTCTTCCTTGCTTCGATTCCAGTTCTCGGTAGAAAAAACATAAACCGAAACGTACTTAATGCCTCGCTCAAAGGCGGCTTTGGCCATATTCTTAAATACCTCAGAGCCACGGCGATGCCCCTCCAGCGAAGGCAGGCCATTATCTTTAGCCCAGCGGCGATTACCGTCTAAGATGAGGCCTATGTGCTGAGGCACTGAATCTTGATGCGCAGATATTGATGTTGGTTGGGCAGTTTGGGTAGACATAATCAGTAATTATACTCTTTTTCAGCCGCTTAGACTGTTAATATCTCCTGCTCTTTTTGCCTCGCAATATCATCAGCCTTCTGGTTATACTGCTCGATTTTTTTATTCAAATCAGTTTCTGCCCGTCGGGATTCATCCTGGCCGATCTGCTTGTCTTTCTCCAGTTTACGTACTTCGTTCAAGACTTCGTGCCGAATATTACGCAGAGCAATATGGCACTGCTCGACTTTCGTACCCAACTGCTTTACTATTTCGCGCCTAGCTTCTTCTGTCATCGAGGGAATATTAATGCGAACTGTTGTGCCGTCACTAGACGGGTTAAGGCTAAGAGACTTACTTTCGCGCAGAGCCTTTTCTATTACTTCCACCATATTGCGATCCCAGGGTGAAATAGCGATTGTACTGGCATCTGGTGTGCTG
Coding sequences within it:
- the serS gene encoding serine--tRNA ligase gives rise to the protein MIDIKHLRENPEEYKRSAKLRGVKVDIDKLLAADRQRSDVMREVEGLRSKLNVGGKPTPAELKDLQNVKEQLEQKAADFGKLDGQYHDLIKQAPNLLAEDTPEGGEESNKEERAWGKAKPAKVAGHASWLQEHDLIDFERGAKVAGAKFYYLKGAAVKLEMAIKRLGLEAAEAAGFLPMDVPHLVNGRIADGTGFNPQGPEQQIYSVEGEDLHLVATAEMPLTGYHADEILDPKQLPALYVGWSPSYRREAGSYGKHSKGLFRVHQFNKLELYVFCAPEQSDEWLQKLVKLEEDICRQLEIPYRVTRTAAGDMGAPHYQKYDVEYWSPAEGEYRELTSAANCTDYQARRLDIRTRNNKGSTIHVHTLNATAAAISRVLIALVENHQTPDGKVKIPKALREYYGSDYL
- the lysS gene encoding lysine--tRNA ligase yields the protein MTNLTDSKYWLDVTAEEIIKRYPKGEVIVSSGISPSASYHIGHYREIITADALAWAVRERGRKARHIHVVDNFDPLRKRYDFLPKKYEKYVGWPICLVPDPNGDCHKSYAEHFFGEFQQYFEPMGIKAEVVRSYEELYKTGRMTSYIEKVIQHVQEIKGIFEKLANRSLPKDWLPVSLIGENNKLIRATKDSWDQTAKTLGGIKYDDGRAKLDWRLDWPARWAELGVDVEPFGMQEHGAAGGSYETGAEFCRHIFGAEPPYDAGRYGHIHLAGEAKKMSSSYGKIITPKEALEIMPPEILRYFIVRSRPEKKLQFDSGIGLANLIDEFAAAGSDEGHEFRDAYEFAVAGNKDQVISTIPFKHLVSVYQAAKRDEPETLEILRRTDYEEAVKAEADVIKRELKFAGNWLNKYAPEEIKLELQEKMPKIDLSSGQKQFLTKLADLVEAKKAASGQDMHELIYQAKDEADLAPQEAFQAIYRVILGKDYGPKAGWFLASLDSKWLVGRLRFEA
- the raiA gene encoding ribosome-associated translation inhibitor RaiA, coding for MIDLQITGRHFELDARVVKYAQSKLGQLDRYILKQVPHVHGHVVLEFDKSGREDNSFVCEVSINLPKSQLYAKEATLNMYAAIDICEAKIKSQVLKYKEKHMPKRGRLLKFWKPSDDNS
- the greA gene encoding transcription elongation factor GreA, translating into MQNTTNKRDFYLTKEGVEKLKEELHDLTHNQRQAVARELKEAKEYGDLSENASYDAAKDHQSFVEGRIAEIEHILKNAVIIETPKTNGAVGIGSTVHIEVEGGVQKFTIVGTHEANPEEGKISNESPIGQALLGKKKGDEIAVEVPSGTMTYKVKHIE
- the mrdA gene encoding penicillin-binding protein 2, encoding MKNDKPLFGYAGEDHPRSDRMTIKRDQRGNERWADAILPADAAAGVLETPTSRQPLGVIAAVVVLLFSILVVQLFRLQIIGGERNLSLAEGNRIRQKIVRAPRGVVYDRHKIALAKNLASSEVTVVPSLLPREKAQRQAVYARVAELTGVPEAEIAAKAEGDCINRSGKTEALKERAQQICLLQNQPQLITPRLAREKELRFDEAILTVPGFSIDVNPIREYLDGGSLAAILGYTGRVSPEDLKRNPSYISTDLVGKLGIERQYEDTLRGRNGSEQAEVDSGGRPVKLLTSKRAEPGQNIMLSIDWELQKKLAESIAAQLTASGSKRGAGIAMHPRTGEILAAVNLPTYDNNLFAKGISAADYKKLTDDPGQPLFNKLTAGAYPSGSIIKPLVAAAALQEKVVGSGTTVNDSGQLEITNRYDPNVKYTFRSYEPGGLGVVNLVRALALSSNVYFYTVGGGYGNIKGLGVDRLVSYYHKFGLGQKPEVDIPEQSAGRVPTPEYKKRLSGESWVLGDSYNIAVGQGDMLVSPLQMAVAISAIANGGDIIRPHFFKASLDGAGNPTATAKSEVVRKGFIDPQHLATVREGMRQAVTTGTACCLIEEQVPVPVAAKTGTAETDPEGKRAPHAWFEAFAPYNDPQIVIVVLIENSGEGAQYAAPAVRDTLAWCFKRPQGCVK
- a CDS encoding rod shape-determining protein, which codes for MINRILGKFSHDIGIDLGTANTLVYVRGRGIVISEPSVVAINTKTNQILAIGEEAKNMVGKTPASIVATRPLVDGVVSDFEVTEQMLRYFIEKVHTDRYSFLPRPRVVIGIPSGVTEVEKRAVEDAATNAGARQTFLIEEPMAAAIGSRLPIHDAAGSMVVDIGGGTTEVAIISLGGIVASRSLRIAGDELNEDIMKYAREEFNLQIGERTAENIKIAIGSAYPIRAGKQTAPMRGRDLVTGLPKQINVSAEQIRMALARSVREITDAIRITIEETPPELVSDIMERGIVLAGGGALLAGLDTLLHQETNMPIYIADDPLTSVARGTGLVLEDLDSLKDILVPTQYGKITG
- a CDS encoding aminoacyl--tRNA ligase-related protein, with amino-acid sequence MKLSQTFGRTLKIASGESESANYQLLVRGGFIQQVGAGVYTYLPLGLKVLNKIADLVRSDMDKLGASEILMPVLHPKNLWQKTGRWDKFDALYRLKDNGGREMALGPTHEETVTPLAQAYLNSYKDLPAAVYQIQTKFRDEPRAKGGLLRGREFLMKDLYSFHADSKDLDNYYELVKKAYQTAFHNLGLAVRVVESTGGAFSKYSHEFQVFHQSGEDTVLYCEDCDFAQNNEIAKVKAGDACPECKKKEAIKQTNAIEVGNTFKLGDRFSRDFGFSYTDQNGKQHHPVMGCYGIGISRAMGAIVEVYNDEKGILWPRNVAPADIHLICLGDDQKVKAAADKLYQDLQDNGNDVIYDDRLESAGIKFTDADLIGCPVRLTVSPKTLEHESAELKFRNIDKAKLIPLAEASEPLKQK
- the mreC gene encoding rod shape-determining protein MreC, which translates into the protein MNRGPTKRLIALTLLGATLAVVNAAGALAPVKAAIAYAIAPAQMTSSQAGSSGAGFFDVLFSINQLSQENKRLRQENASLRQRISQNTELKAENESLRKQLNFTAIEASRLVGGEVIGYQPDNFRHFITINRGSADGIASGMAVVSEGSLVGTISEVTAGTAKVFLVVDPNFRVSGVDQDRPSRPTGTVRGQIGGGFLMDKIAQNEDIRPGDAVITSGLGTNIPKGIMIGRIETVQKLENGVFQNARLVSDLKFNRLEYVYVIVR